Proteins encoded by one window of Streptomyces uncialis:
- a CDS encoding ATP-binding protein has translation MQPAVTVTPARIPELLLGLATVRPVFLWGAPGIGKSSLVRDFAESLGLECVSLLGTQLAPEDLIGVPQIRDGRSVFCPPEAIARDEPYCLFLDELNASTPDVQKAFYSLILDRRIGSYELPQGSIVIGAGNRATDNALARPMASALINRLTHVHLQASAKDWLLWAASNGIHPWILDHLTDRPDHLWSKPPKTEEPFSTPRSWHMLSDALHSFGPGLDEDTLKVVAHGTLSPAHAVAFCGYVKIVRHAYGIDAILKGDASWPRGLGDRDLLYYLAEAFRGRLVKELPADKQHVSATGRQTAYRAKALLVQLAEISVEVAQAVIADDADGQPVLPAWFLVEAARDMPRLVEARR, from the coding sequence GTGCAGCCGGCCGTCACCGTCACCCCCGCCCGGATACCCGAGCTGCTGCTCGGTCTGGCGACCGTGCGGCCGGTGTTCCTGTGGGGCGCGCCGGGGATCGGCAAGTCGTCGCTGGTGCGGGACTTCGCGGAGTCGCTGGGGCTGGAGTGCGTGAGCCTGCTGGGGACCCAGCTCGCCCCCGAGGACCTGATCGGGGTCCCGCAGATCCGCGACGGGCGCTCGGTGTTCTGCCCGCCGGAGGCCATCGCCCGCGACGAGCCGTACTGCCTGTTCCTGGACGAGCTGAACGCGTCGACACCGGATGTGCAGAAGGCGTTCTACTCGCTGATCCTCGACCGCCGGATCGGCAGCTACGAACTGCCCCAGGGCTCCATCGTGATCGGCGCGGGCAACCGCGCCACCGACAACGCGCTCGCCCGCCCGATGGCCTCCGCCCTGATCAACCGGCTCACCCATGTCCATCTCCAGGCGTCCGCGAAGGACTGGCTCCTGTGGGCGGCCTCGAACGGCATCCACCCCTGGATACTCGACCACCTCACGGACCGGCCCGACCATCTGTGGTCCAAGCCCCCGAAGACCGAGGAACCGTTCTCCACCCCCCGGTCCTGGCACATGCTGTCCGACGCGCTGCACTCCTTCGGGCCCGGCCTGGACGAGGACACCCTGAAGGTCGTCGCGCACGGCACCCTCAGCCCGGCGCACGCCGTCGCGTTCTGCGGCTATGTGAAGATCGTCCGGCACGCGTACGGCATCGACGCGATCCTCAAGGGCGACGCCTCCTGGCCGCGCGGCCTCGGGGACCGGGATCTGCTGTACTACCTCGCCGAGGCGTTCCGGGGCAGGCTCGTCAAGGAACTGCCCGCCGACAAGCAGCATGTGTCGGCGACGGGCCGTCAGACGGCGTACCGGGCCAAGGCCCTGCTGGTGCAGCTCGCGGAGATCTCCGTCGAGGTCGCCCAGGCCGTCATCGCGGACGACGCCGACGGACAGCCGGTGCTGCCCGCCTGGTTCCTGGTGGAGGCGGCCCGCGACATGCCGCGCCTGGTGGAGGCCCGCCGGTGA